The DNA sequence GAATGGGTCTCCAAGTGTCCATTGTCGGGCCCATGCCTGTTTCGAGCACTATGGTGGCCGTACCTTCACCCATGATGATCTGCTCAACGGTTCTATTTTTGACTTGTTGTCGGGTAACATTTTGCAATGGGGCGCAGTTAACGAACAGAAGAACTGTTAGAAGCGGCAAGAAGCTGTATGAGAATACGTTTTTCATTACTTTGATTTTCGATTTACTGACTATTTGAAAAGCGCTCTCCCATGATTCGCATTGCCTCAAGAACCGCGGGAATACTTTTTTTCCCTTCCCTATCATAAGAATTGGTCACTGCAAAATTGGAAAAGGTTCGATCGGCACTTAAGAAAAGTTGGGCGAACCATTTGGCATTGCTACCTGAATGAAAAATACCATTTTCAGTAACATTCCACCCTAGGGCATAACCAGAATTACCGACCTCTTTATGTAATAGATCCAAAGTCTCTGGTTTTACGATATTCGTTTTCCCCATGTGCAATTCGATATATTTTGCCAAATCATCCAATGTGGTGTGAACGGTACCTGCAGGCCCTAAGGCAATGGGGTTGTCAGAGAAAATATCCATTGGGTCCTTGGGCTCCCATTCCCCATGTTCAAACTGATGTCCCCAAGGCTGCTCATCACCGTCATTGCCAGGGGCACCAAAATGGGTATTTTCCATAGCAAGGGGATCGAAAAGATAGGTGGTCATCAGGTCTTCCCAAGAGGTTTGCATAATCAGCTCTAACATAACACCGGCAACCACATAGCCATTATTGCTGTAGGCGAAACCATTTTCTCTTGGTTGGTTCAAAACGGCAATGGCCCATTCTTGCCTTATTTCAGAGATGTTACTTGTATCGTGATGGTCAACAGAATAATCATTTGGCGAGACACCACTTGTATGCGACAATAATTGTATGAAGTTGACCTCTTTATATTCCTCGAGATATCCTTCAGAAGCGACATCGCCAATAGTGGTCGTCCATTCTAAATGGCCTTTTTCGACCAATATCCCTATCAAGGTCGCGGTCATCGATTTTGTAATGGAACCAATGTGCCATTTGTTGTTCGTACTGACCTGGGTTGTCGTATGGGCAGAGTGAACCCCAACGGCTTCTTTTTCCAAAACGCCATTTGTGCCCATGGTCATTGTGGCAAGTGAAGGAACATTTAGGTCTTCAAGAATTTTTTCAAGATTGGGCACCAATAGCGTATCACCTGCTTTTCCTACACTCAAAGAGGGGGTGGGCACAATGGGATCATTGTCTTTACTGCAACTTAGGGTAGTAAGACTCAAGAGTGAAACAAGAAATAGAACTAGTGTTTTCATGATCGCTGATTTAAAGATTACCCGCCAAAGGAAGAGTAGCCTTGCCTCATTTTAAAACTTTGTTGACCATCGAAAGAGAGGTGTTGACAAACACCGTTTTTCCCTTTATCTGGCAACTTTTTGCCATTGGTCAACACTTATGGCATGTTGGTAAACTTTTTATTTTCAGTTAAAAAGGATTGAATACCTTTCAGGTGATTTATCACCAAGATTCCAACGATGGCCTGGAAAGCAAAACATTTTAGAAGACTGATCGTTCATTCATTGAGTTGGCTGGGTTTTGTCTTTCTGATGAGTAGCAAGGCTGTGGATTTGACATGGGGA is a window from the Muricauda sp. SCSIO 65647 genome containing:
- a CDS encoding serine hydrolase domain-containing protein, whose protein sequence is MKTLVLFLVSLLSLTTLSCSKDNDPIVPTPSLSVGKAGDTLLVPNLEKILEDLNVPSLATMTMGTNGVLEKEAVGVHSAHTTTQVSTNNKWHIGSITKSMTATLIGILVEKGHLEWTTTIGDVASEGYLEEYKEVNFIQLLSHTSGVSPNDYSVDHHDTSNISEIRQEWAIAVLNQPRENGFAYSNNGYVVAGVMLELIMQTSWEDLMTTYLFDPLAMENTHFGAPGNDGDEQPWGHQFEHGEWEPKDPMDIFSDNPIALGPAGTVHTTLDDLAKYIELHMGKTNIVKPETLDLLHKEVGNSGYALGWNVTENGIFHSGSNAKWFAQLFLSADRTFSNFAVTNSYDREGKKSIPAVLEAMRIMGERFSNSQ